AATGATCGGTCAGTCGATCATCAACGTCAAATCGGGTGGCCGTGGCCGTCTGTCGACCTTTGCGGCCGGTATCTACCTGCTGATCCTCTGCGTGGCGCTGGGTGATGTCGTCGGCATCATCCCGATGCCTGCGCTGGTTGCCATCATGATCATGGTGTCCATCGGCACCTTCTCGTGGTCGTCGATCAAGCAGCTTCGCACCCACCCCAAATCGTCGTCGATCGTCATGCTCGCGACCGTGTTCTTCGTGATCTACACGCACAACCTCGCCATCGGCGTGCTCGTCGGCGTGCTGCTGTCGGGCATCTTCTTTGCGTGGAAGATCGCGCAGCTGTTCAAGGTCGAGACCGAGATCACCGCAGACGGCACCCACCGCACCTACCGCGTCTATGGTCAGCTGTTCTTTGCCTCGTCGGAAGATTTCTCGAAGTCGTTCGACTTCCACGAAGCGCCCGAGAAAGTCACCATCGACGTCAGCCGCGCGCACATCTGGGACATTTCCTCTGTTGCCGCGCTGGACATGGTCGTGCTCAAATTCCGTCGTGAAGGCGCAGAGGTCGACATCGTCGGCCTGAATAAAGCCTCGGAAACCATCGTCGACCGCCTCGCGGTTCACGATAAACCGGGTGCTATGGACGAAATGCTGGGCCACTGACGGAGGATACAATGAGCACAACACTTATCGCTTTTGTCGACGGGTCCGAATACGCGGAGAGCGTCTGCCGCCACGCGGGCTGGATTGCGGGCCGTTCGGGCGCCGACGTCAAAGTCTATCACGTCATGGGCCGCCGCGAGGCTGTGGCCCAGTCGGACCTCAGCGGCGCGATCCGCCTCGGTGCCCGCACTGCCCTGCTCGACCAGTTGTCGCAACTGGACGCCGAGCGCAGCAAGCTCGCGCACGAGGTTGGCCGCGCGATCCTTGAGGACGCGGCGAACATCATCCGCGAAAGCGGCGTCGAGGTGTCGACCCGTCTGCGTCAGGGCGATCTGCTCGACACGCTGACCGCGAAAGAAGACCAGGGCGACATCATCATCATCGGCAAGCGCGGCGAAGCGGCGGGTCTGGCCTCCGACCACCTCGGTTCGAATCTGGAACGTGTCGTACGCGCCAGCCACAAGCCGGTGTTCGTTGCCAACCGTGCGTTCAAGCCGATTCAGAAAGTGCTGATCGCGTTCGACAACGGTGCGAATGCGCTCAAGGCTGTCGATATGTTTGCGCGCAACAGCGCCTTCGCCGGTCAGGAAGTGCACCTCGTCCATGTCGGCAAACAGTCGTCCGAAATGGACACCGCGCTGGAACGCGCGAAGGCAACGCTGGCCGCTGGTGGCTATGACGCGCAGATCGACTACCGCGACGGCAGCGCCTCGGACGTTCTGTCTGAAATGACTGCGAAAGAGGGATACGACCTCTTGGTCATGGGCGCCTACAGCCACTCGCGCGTGCGCTCGTTGTTCCTCGGCTCGCATACCACAGAAATGGTTCGCGCCTGCAAAGTACCGGTGTTCCTCGTCCGGTAGTATTTCCTGCGATGAAATTCTCGAAAAAGCCGCCTAAACGGGCGGCTTTTTTGTTTGACGACACGGAAGGTTGAAACATTTCTACACATCAGGTTGACTGCTTGGTTAAATCTATGTGACAATTTTGGTGACAGTAAAATTTGTTTACTCAATCGGACCTGATGAGCTCACCCACACCTGCCAATCCTGCACTCGCGCTCGGCGGCCTGCTCCGCAAGCGCCGCAAACAGATGGAACTCACTCTCAAGGTCCTTTCGGACCGTGCGGGTGTATCCGCCGGTTATCTGAGCCTGATCGAACGCGACATGGCGGTGCCTTCGCTGGGTACGCTGGCGCAGCTCGCGGATGCGCTCGACGTGTCCATCGACTACTTCGTCAAATCCACGAAACCCGCCGATGCGCTCAGCCGCGCCTCTGGCCGCGAAAAGTTCTCCATCGCGGGATCGTCGATCACCTACGAGGCCCTGAGCAACGACTATCCGGGGTCCGAGATCTCCAGCTACATCATGCATGTGCCGGCCAACTACACGTCGGAGACGGTGTCGCATGAGGGCGAAGAGATCATCTACATTCTCGAAGGCACCATCGAGCAGACGCTCGACGGGCAGACCTTCACGATGACCGCCGGTGACAGCCTGCACTACAGCGGAACCGTTCCGCATTCGTGGGCGAACCCGTCGGACAACGAAGCCAAGATTTTGTGGTCGGGACGCTTAACTGTCCTGAACGCAAGCGGCACCCGCAAGGTGCCACCCTCGAACCGCCCCCAGATTGTGGGCGCGGGCAACTAAGATTCCGCTTAAAACGGATGATTTTCGGCGCAACGTCGCCGCAACACATGAAGTCAACAAGGAGGTTGATGAAATGAAATTCAAGACAACTCTGCTGGGCATGACCGCAGCAATGGCGCTGAGCGCCGGCGCAGCTTCGGCTCAAGCTCTGGTCTACTGCTCGGAAGGTTCGCCGGAGGGCTTTGACGCCGCTCTGTACACCTCGGGCACCACTTTCGACGCCTCGTCGAAGCCGATCTACAACCGTCTGGTCGAATTCGAAGTCGGCACCACCGAAGTGAACCCGGCTCTGGCCGAAAGCTACGAAGTGTCGGAAGACGGCCTGTCCGTGACCTTCCACCTGCGTGAAGGCGTCAAGTTCCACTCGAACGACCAGTTCACACCGACCCGCGATTTCAACGCTGACGACGTGATCTTCTCGTTCGACCGTCAGGGCAACCCGGACAACCCGTACAACGGCGTTTCGGGCGGTTCGTGGGAATACTACTCGGCCATGTCGATGCCCGACCTGATCGAGTCGATCGAAAAGGTCGACGACTACACCGTCGTCTTCCACCTGACCCGTCCGGAAGCGCCGTTCATGGCGAACATGGCAATGGACTTCGCGTCGATCGTTTCGAAAGAATACGCAGACGCAATGATGGAAGCCGGCACGCCGGAAATGCTGAACCAGGCGCCGATCGGCACCGGTCCGTTCAGCTTCCAGGCTTACCAGAAAGACGCCGTCATCCGTTACGTCCGCAATGACGACTACTGGGGTGATGCGGCCAAGGTCGAAGCTCTGATCTTCGCGATCACGCCGGACGCTTCGGTTCGCTACCAGAAGGTTCAGGCTGGCGAATGCCACGTCATGGCCTACCCGAACCCCGCTGACGTCGAAGCGATGCAGTCGGACGAAGGCGTTGAAGTCATGCAGCAGGAAGGCCTGAACGTTGGCTACCTCGCATACAACACCAACGTGGCTCCCTACGATAACCCGAACGTCCGTAAGGCGCTCAACATGGCTATCGACAAGCAGGCCATCATCGACGTCGTATTCCAGGGCTCGGGCCAGATCGCTAAGAACCCGATCCCGCCGACCATGTGGTCCTACAACGACGCCGTTGAAGACGACGCCTACGATCCGGAAGCCGCAAAGGCCATGCTGGAAGAAGAAGGCGTGACCGACCTCGACCTGAAGATCTGGGCAATGCCGGTACAGCGTCCGTACAACCCGAACGCTCGCCGTATGGCCGAACTGATGCAGGCCGACTTCGCTGAAATCGGCGTCGACGTCGAAATCGTTTCGTACGAATGGGGTGAGTACCTCGAGCGTTCGAAGGACATGGACCGTGACGGTGCTGTTCTGCTCGGCTGGACCGGCGACAACGGTGATCCGGACAACTTCCTCGCAGTTCTTCTCGGCTGTGACGGCGTTGGCGGTTCGAACCGCGCCCAGTGGTGCTACGAGCCGTTCGACGATCTGATCCAGGAAGCAAAGACCATTTCCGATCAGGACGAGCGCGCTGCAATCTACGAAGAGGCACAGACCATCTTCAAAGAGCAGGCTCCGTGGGCAACTATCGCTCACTCGGTCGTTTACATGACCATGCGTCCGGAAGTTGACGGCTACGTCATCGACCCGCTCGGCGGCCACTACTTCAACGCGGTTGGCCTGTCCAACTAAGCGTTTTCCAAATCAACCGAACCGGCGCTATCCAGCGCCGGTTCCCTTATTTGCGAGGGACGGATGGCAGCTTCAATGCCGCACGTTAACCCCATGAAAAGACTGATCAATCAAATCACAGACATGAAGGTGCCGACGTGCTGAAATACCTCGCCTCCCGTCTGCTCACATTCGTGCCGACCTTTATCGGCGTGACCCTGATTTCCTTTGCTTTCATCCGCGTACTGCCGGGCGATCCGATTATCGTCATGGCGGGCGAACGCGGGATGAGCGAAGAGCGATATGCCGAACTGACCACGCAATACGGCTTTGACCGTCCGATGCTGGCCCAGTTCTGGGACTACCTGACCGGCGTGCTCCAAGGTGACCTTGGGACATCCTTCGTGACGAAAAAACCGGTCTGGGACGAGTTCTTTACCCTGTTCCCCGCCACGCTCGAACTGTCGCTCTGCGCGATGATCTTCGCGATCCTGATCGGCCTCCCCGCAGGCGTGATCGCCGCTGTGAACCGCGGCAAGTTCTTCGACCGTGCGCTGATGTCGACCGCCCTCGTGGGCTACTCGATGCCGATTTTCTGGTGGGCACTGCTCCTGATCATCGTGTTCTCGGGCAACCTGCAATGGACGCCTGTATCGGGCCGCATCGGGCTGCAATACTATTTCCCGAACGCCACGGGCTTCATGATCTGGGACGCCATCGCGTCCGGCCAGAGCGGCGCGCTGTCGTCCGCCATTCGCCACCTGATATTGCCGACCATCGTGCTGGGCACCATCCCGCTCGCGGTGATCGCGCGTCAGACCCGTTCAGCGATGCTCGAAGTGCTGGGCGAGGATTACATCCGCACCGCCCGCGCCAAGGGCATGTCGCCCCGCCGCGTCAACGCGATCCACGCGCTGCGTAACGCGCTGATCCCCGTGATCACCGTGATCGGCCTGTCGGTCGGTACGCTGCTCGCCGGTGCGATCCTGACCGAGACCATCTTTAGCTGGCCGGGTATCGGCAAGTGGATGGTCGATAGCATCTTCCGCCGCGACTACCCCGTCGTTCAGGGCGGCCTGCTGCTCATCGCCGTGATGGTGATGGTCGTGAACCTGACTGTCGATGTCCTCTATGGCATCATCAACCCCAAGATCCGGAAACGCTGATGACTGATACAGCACAAAGCGCACCCAAGCGCCCGAGCGCCCTCCGCGAGTTCTGGTACTATTTCCGCGAAAACCGCGGGGCTGTCATCGGCCTCTACGTCTTCGGCTTTTTCCTGCTCGTCGCGGCGCTCTCGCCGATTATCGCCCCTTACGACTCCACGCAGCAATTCCGCGACCACATCCTCCAGCCGCCGGCATGGAGCGAAGGTGGTTCGTGGGACTTCCCGCTGGGCACCGACCCGCTGGGTCGTGACATGCTCTCGCGTCTGATCGAAGGCGCGCGTTATTCGTTCTTCGTTGGTGTGGTCGTTGTGACCATCGCGTCCTTCGGTGGCATCATCATCGGTCTGATCGCAGGTTTCGCGCCGCGCTGGCTCGACACCATCATCATGCGCATCATGGACATCGTTCTGGCGTTCCCGTCACTGCTGCTGGCGCTCGTGCTGGTGGCGATCCTCGGGCCGTCACTGATCAACGCCATGGTCGCCATCGCGATCGTGCTCCAGCCGCACTACGTCCGCCTCACCCGCGCCGCCGTGCTGTCGGAAAAGCAGAAGGACTACGTGACCTCCGCCCGCGTTGCCGGTGCTGGCCGTATGCGCCTGATGTTCAAAACCGTTTTGCCGAACTGCCTTGCGCCGATCATCGTTCAGGCCGCGCTGTCGTTCTCGACCGCGATCCTCGACGCCGCCGCGCTCGGCTTCCTTGGCATGGGTGCACAGCCGCCGACGCCCGAATGGGGCACCATGCTGGCCGAAGCCCGCGAGTTCATCCTGCGCGCATGGTGGGTCGTGACCTTCCCCGGCGTGGCGATCCTCATCACCGTGCTGGCGATCAACCTGATGGGCGATGGTCTTCGTGACGCACTCGACCCGAAACTGAAAAGGAGCTGATCCATGAGCCTCCTTCGTATCCGTAACCTCAGCGTCGAATTCCAGACCGCCTCGGGCATGTTCCGTGCCGTGGACGGTGTGGATCAGGACGTTGCCGCAGGCGAAATCCTCGCCATCGTGGGCGAATCCGGCTCGGGTAAATCCGTGTCGATGCTCGCGCTGATGGGGCTGCTGCCGTGGACCGCGAAAGTCACCGCGGACGAGCTGACCTTTGACGGGCATGACCTCTTGAACATGGGCACGCGCGAACGTCGCCGCATCGTGGGCAAAGACCTCGCGATGATCTTCCAAGAGCCGATGTCCTCGCTCAACCCCTGTTTCACCGTGGGTTGGCAGATCAAGGAAGCGCTGCGCATTCACCTTGGGATGGGCCGCGCCGAGCGTCACAAGCGCGCCATCGAGCTGTTCGAACAGGTGGGCATCCCTGCCCCAGAAAAGCGCCTCTCCTCCTTCCCGCACCAACTGTCGGGCGGTATGAACCAGCGCGTGATGATCGCGATGGCGATTGCCTGCCGTCCTAAACTGCTGATCGCGGACGAGCCGACCACCGCGCTCGACGTGACCATTCAGGCGCAGATCCTCGACCTGCTGACTTCGCTGCGCGAGGAAAGTGGCATGGGCCTCGTTCTGATTACGCACGACATGGGCGTTGTGGCCGAAACGGCAGAGCGCGTGAGTGTCCAGTACGCCGGTCAGAAGATCGAAGAGCGCCAAGTGGGCGACCTGTTCCGCACGCCGCACCATCCCTACGCCGCCGCCCTTCTGGACGCGCTGCCGGAGCGTGCGACGGAAAAGCGTCTCCCGACGATCCCGGGCGTCGTGCCGGGCCAGTTCGACCGCCCCGAAGGCTGCCTGTTCAGCCCGCGTTGCCAGTTCGCTGACGACCACTGCCGTGCTGTCGAACCCGCACCGCGCGGACCAGAACTGGGCTATGCCCGCTGCCACTACCCCCTCAACACTGACCAAAGGAAAGTGTCATGAGCCAAGCCCCCGTTATGACCGCTGAAAACCTCGCACGTCATTACGAGGTCGGTGGTGGTCTGTTCCGCAAGCCGCAAGTGCTGAAGGCCGTGCAGCAGGTCGACTTCGAACTCTACGCCGGCAAAACGCTGGCCGTAGTGGGCGAATCCGGTTGCGGTAAGTCGACCCTCGCGCGTCTTGTCACTATGATCGAAGAGCCGACCCTTGGCTCGCTGAAGCTCGACGGTAAGGACGTTCTGCCCCAGCACTGGGCCTCGCTGCGCCAGTCGGTGCAGATCGTGTTTCAGGATCCCTACGGTTCGCTGAACCCGCGTCAGCGCATCGGGCAGATCCTGATAGAGCCGCTGATCATCAACCGCCCCGACATGTCCAAAAAGGACCGCGAGGAAAAAGCCCGCGAGATGATCCGTCTCGTCGGTCTGCGCCCCGAGCACTTCGACCGCTACCCGCACATGTTCTCGGGCGGTCAGCGCCAGCGTATCGCCATCGCGCGCGCGTTGATGCTGGAGCCCAAAGTACTGGTCCTCGACGAGCCCGTTTCCGCGCTCGACCTGTCGATCCAGTCGTCGGTTCTGAACCTGCTGATCGACATTCAGGAACGCATGGGCCTCGCCTACCTCTTCATCAGCCACGACCTGAGCGTGGTGAAGCACGTCGCTGACGATGTGATCGTGATGTACCTCGGCCGCGCGGTCGAGAAAGGCACGAAAGAGGAAGTCTTCGGCAACCCGCGCCACCCCTACGCGAAGGCTCTGCTCTCCGCGACGCCGGTGGCCGATCCCGAACTGCGCAAGGAACGGATCAAGCTGACGGGCGAGTTGCCCTCACCGCTGGCCGTCCCGCCGGGTTGTGCGTTTGCCCCGCGCTGCTGGAAGGCGCAGGACAAGTGCCGTGCGGAGACGCCGAAGCTCGACGCTGGCGAACATCAGGCGGCCTGCTTCTTCCCCGAGGGCTGAAGCGACACCACGATACCGGCCAAGGTAATCAGGACCGCGCCGATCAGACCCCAGTGGTCCGGCGCGGTGTTGAACAGAACCAGATCGAAGCCCAAGGCCCAAATCAGGCCCGTGAATTCAAAAGGTGCGAGCGTCGATACCGGCGCTCGCGCTTGCGCTTCTACCGCCGCGATATGGCCCGCACCGCCCAAAAGGCCGGCGAGGCATAGCAGGGTCAAAGTGCCCGTATCCGGCACTGACCAGCCGAATGGCAAGGTCAGCAGACCCACCACCGAACAGACGACCGCGAACCAGAACGCGATGGTCGATGGCCGCTCGGTTGCGGTCATGTTCTTGATGTGGACGCGCACGAACGCCATCGTCACCGCATAACCGATCCCCGCCATCGCACCGATGACAGCGCCTTCGCCCGGCATTTCCATCGCCTGCCAGAGCATCGCGACCACGCCGCCAAAGCCCAAGGCAACTGCCACGATCAGCCGCGGCCCCAGCTTTTCCCGCAGCATCCACGACGCC
Above is a window of Marivivens aquimaris DNA encoding:
- a CDS encoding ABC transporter substrate-binding protein, with translation MKFKTTLLGMTAAMALSAGAASAQALVYCSEGSPEGFDAALYTSGTTFDASSKPIYNRLVEFEVGTTEVNPALAESYEVSEDGLSVTFHLREGVKFHSNDQFTPTRDFNADDVIFSFDRQGNPDNPYNGVSGGSWEYYSAMSMPDLIESIEKVDDYTVVFHLTRPEAPFMANMAMDFASIVSKEYADAMMEAGTPEMLNQAPIGTGPFSFQAYQKDAVIRYVRNDDYWGDAAKVEALIFAITPDASVRYQKVQAGECHVMAYPNPADVEAMQSDEGVEVMQQEGLNVGYLAYNTNVAPYDNPNVRKALNMAIDKQAIIDVVFQGSGQIAKNPIPPTMWSYNDAVEDDAYDPEAAKAMLEEEGVTDLDLKIWAMPVQRPYNPNARRMAELMQADFAEIGVDVEIVSYEWGEYLERSKDMDRDGAVLLGWTGDNGDPDNFLAVLLGCDGVGGSNRAQWCYEPFDDLIQEAKTISDQDERAAIYEEAQTIFKEQAPWATIAHSVVYMTMRPEVDGYVIDPLGGHYFNAVGLSN
- a CDS encoding universal stress protein, translated to MSTTLIAFVDGSEYAESVCRHAGWIAGRSGADVKVYHVMGRREAVAQSDLSGAIRLGARTALLDQLSQLDAERSKLAHEVGRAILEDAANIIRESGVEVSTRLRQGDLLDTLTAKEDQGDIIIIGKRGEAAGLASDHLGSNLERVVRASHKPVFVANRAFKPIQKVLIAFDNGANALKAVDMFARNSAFAGQEVHLVHVGKQSSEMDTALERAKATLAAGGYDAQIDYRDGSASDVLSEMTAKEGYDLLVMGAYSHSRVRSLFLGSHTTEMVRACKVPVFLVR
- a CDS encoding helix-turn-helix domain-containing protein, yielding MSSPTPANPALALGGLLRKRRKQMELTLKVLSDRAGVSAGYLSLIERDMAVPSLGTLAQLADALDVSIDYFVKSTKPADALSRASGREKFSIAGSSITYEALSNDYPGSEISSYIMHVPANYTSETVSHEGEEIIYILEGTIEQTLDGQTFTMTAGDSLHYSGTVPHSWANPSDNEAKILWSGRLTVLNASGTRKVPPSNRPQIVGAGN
- a CDS encoding ABC transporter ATP-binding protein; protein product: MSLLRIRNLSVEFQTASGMFRAVDGVDQDVAAGEILAIVGESGSGKSVSMLALMGLLPWTAKVTADELTFDGHDLLNMGTRERRRIVGKDLAMIFQEPMSSLNPCFTVGWQIKEALRIHLGMGRAERHKRAIELFEQVGIPAPEKRLSSFPHQLSGGMNQRVMIAMAIACRPKLLIADEPTTALDVTIQAQILDLLTSLREESGMGLVLITHDMGVVAETAERVSVQYAGQKIEERQVGDLFRTPHHPYAAALLDALPERATEKRLPTIPGVVPGQFDRPEGCLFSPRCQFADDHCRAVEPAPRGPELGYARCHYPLNTDQRKVS
- a CDS encoding DMT family transporter — protein: MSNDSPLSGIGLRLFAVFLMTGMSAVVHGAAETVSVGQIIFWRSFIALLPICAYMAWKAEFPKAIGTRYPRLHLTRGLFGAFSMALSFISLAYLPVANAQALAYLAPVITLPMASWMLREKLGPRLIVAVALGFGGVVAMLWQAMEMPGEGAVIGAMAGIGYAVTMAFVRVHIKNMTATERPSTIAFWFAVVCSVVGLLTLPFGWSVPDTGTLTLLCLAGLLGGAGHIAAVEAQARAPVSTLAPFEFTGLIWALGFDLVLFNTAPDHWGLIGAVLITLAGIVVSLQPSGKKQAA
- a CDS encoding dipeptide ABC transporter ATP-binding protein; amino-acid sequence: MSQAPVMTAENLARHYEVGGGLFRKPQVLKAVQQVDFELYAGKTLAVVGESGCGKSTLARLVTMIEEPTLGSLKLDGKDVLPQHWASLRQSVQIVFQDPYGSLNPRQRIGQILIEPLIINRPDMSKKDREEKAREMIRLVGLRPEHFDRYPHMFSGGQRQRIAIARALMLEPKVLVLDEPVSALDLSIQSSVLNLLIDIQERMGLAYLFISHDLSVVKHVADDVIVMYLGRAVEKGTKEEVFGNPRHPYAKALLSATPVADPELRKERIKLTGELPSPLAVPPGCAFAPRCWKAQDKCRAETPKLDAGEHQAACFFPEG
- a CDS encoding ABC transporter permease subunit, with the translated sequence MLKYLASRLLTFVPTFIGVTLISFAFIRVLPGDPIIVMAGERGMSEERYAELTTQYGFDRPMLAQFWDYLTGVLQGDLGTSFVTKKPVWDEFFTLFPATLELSLCAMIFAILIGLPAGVIAAVNRGKFFDRALMSTALVGYSMPIFWWALLLIIVFSGNLQWTPVSGRIGLQYYFPNATGFMIWDAIASGQSGALSSAIRHLILPTIVLGTIPLAVIARQTRSAMLEVLGEDYIRTARAKGMSPRRVNAIHALRNALIPVITVIGLSVGTLLAGAILTETIFSWPGIGKWMVDSIFRRDYPVVQGGLLLIAVMVMVVNLTVDVLYGIINPKIRKR
- a CDS encoding ABC transporter permease subunit: MTDTAQSAPKRPSALREFWYYFRENRGAVIGLYVFGFFLLVAALSPIIAPYDSTQQFRDHILQPPAWSEGGSWDFPLGTDPLGRDMLSRLIEGARYSFFVGVVVVTIASFGGIIIGLIAGFAPRWLDTIIMRIMDIVLAFPSLLLALVLVAILGPSLINAMVAIAIVLQPHYVRLTRAAVLSEKQKDYVTSARVAGAGRMRLMFKTVLPNCLAPIIVQAALSFSTAILDAAALGFLGMGAQPPTPEWGTMLAEAREFILRAWWVVTFPGVAILITVLAINLMGDGLRDALDPKLKRS